In one window of Kitasatospora sp. MMS16-BH015 DNA:
- a CDS encoding ATP-binding protein: protein MEQIGGAAEPVVGRGRELEGLEPLGAVPGEGSAEGPEPGVWRFSAVAHEAAVPQTRHAVRDRLLAQGMAGQQYQELIDDVLLIVSELVSNAVTHAAVLSPYLTAELRIGGGWVRISVEDGHPYRPRALESDLGQLGGRGLLLVKSVTLQAGGVCDVERTGEGGKVIWASLPIPEKSGSDQHEGPGALAELGFEPGLEEGQWSF from the coding sequence GTGGAGCAGATCGGTGGGGCGGCCGAGCCGGTGGTCGGGCGAGGGCGGGAGCTGGAAGGGCTGGAGCCGCTCGGGGCCGTACCGGGGGAGGGGTCGGCCGAGGGGCCGGAGCCGGGGGTGTGGCGGTTCTCGGCGGTGGCCCACGAGGCGGCGGTGCCGCAGACCCGGCACGCGGTGCGCGACCGGCTGCTCGCCCAGGGGATGGCCGGGCAGCAGTACCAGGAGCTGATCGACGACGTGCTGCTGATCGTCTCGGAGCTGGTGAGCAATGCCGTGACGCACGCCGCCGTGCTCTCCCCGTACCTGACGGCGGAGCTGCGGATCGGCGGCGGCTGGGTGCGGATCTCGGTGGAGGACGGCCACCCGTACCGGCCGAGGGCCCTGGAGAGCGATCTCGGGCAGCTCGGCGGGCGGGGGCTGCTGCTGGTGAAGAGCGTGACCCTGCAGGCCGGCGGCGTCTGCGACGTGGAGCGGACGGGCGAGGGCGGCAAGGTGATCTGGGCCTCGCTGCCGATCCCGGAGAAGTCGGGGAGCGACCAGCACGAGGGCCCCGGGGCGCTGGCCGAGCTCGGCTTCGAGCCGGGCCTGGAGGAGGGGCAGTGGTCGTTCTAG